Proteins encoded together in one Quercus lobata isolate SW786 chromosome 3, ValleyOak3.0 Primary Assembly, whole genome shotgun sequence window:
- the LOC115979011 gene encoding GSH-induced LITAF domain protein, with translation MSKVNEGVVMGVPYYIGQNPYQAGAPPPNAVYGDPKGIPIQQTIYRDTPAPFNCVYCGSSGLTNIRSKPSLAAVVGCMMPMMLGICFLCPSMDCLWHKYHYCPSCNEMVANFEKSDACAVMDPPQWTQESFALPA, from the exons atgtcGAAGGTAAACGAAGGGGTGGTGATGGGAGTTCCGTACTATATCGGACAGAATCCATACCAAGCCGGAGCGCCTCCACCAAACGCCGTCTATGGAGATCCCAAGGGTATTCCGATTCAGCAGACTATTTACCGCGACACCCCCGCTCCTTTCAACTGCGTTTACTGCGGTAGTTCTGGACTTACTAACATCag ATCGAAGCCAAGTTTAGCAGCTGTTGTCGGTTGCATGATGCCAATGATGCTTGGAATTTGCTTTCTTTGTCCTTCAATGGACTGCCTCTGGCATAAATATCACTACTGCCCTAGCTGCAATGAAATG GTTGCGAATTTTGAGAAGTCGGATGCCTGTGCAGTGATGGATCCACCACAGTGGACACAGGAAAGCTTTGCATTGCCTGCGTGA